A segment of the Lolium perenne isolate Kyuss_39 chromosome 3, Kyuss_2.0, whole genome shotgun sequence genome:
TGCTGATTTGAACTAATAATTCCAACGTTTAATTGTAATTTGCACGCCACTTGCTGTTATATTATTCGTAACATCTTCAGTTTATGCGAATTCATGTTGAACCATGTGTGTGCTGTTGTGAACATATGGCCATTCAAACACTCTgtcgtattttttttttttgcagagtGTAAGGTTCACTCACACAGCAGGAATTTGCATGCCACTTACTGTTATATATTCGTAACATTTTCAGTTTATGCAAATTCATGTTGAACCATGCGTGTGCTGTTGTGAACATATGGCAATTCAAACACTCTGTCCTATTTTGCAGAATACAAGGTTCACTCACACAACAGGAATGGCCTCTGTGTGGTGGCATTTATGGATGATCACTATCCTGTACGAAGTGCATTTTCCCTTCTGAATAAGGTGTGTACCCTGTGTTCTTGATCCGGTATTGCATATTTGGTGATTGTCCTACGGTCAGTTCTGCCAACATTATTGGATCGATCTTGTTGTTCTTATTTCTAATAGGCTTTAAAACCCAAGGTACTTTTGCTTCTAGATACGGATTTTCTCCAAATTATTAATAGAAAAAGGCAGAATTGTCCATGTAATGCATCCGTGTCACGCATGCTATAACCTCTCCCTAGGCTGCTATATGTAATTACCCTCAACAATTAAGGAGGTACTGTGTTCATTATTGAACATGATTCCCAACCAGTAACTACAACTTTTAACCAATGTTCCTCTTCGATGTTCAGTAAAACCTGCACCTTGTTGTCTGTTAAAGCAATGGAGTTATGGAGTTGTCTAGGGAACTTGTTCTTATTTCTAATAGGCTTAAAAAACCTATTGGATCGATCTTGTTCTTATTTCTAATAGGCTTAAAAACCTAAACTACTTTTGCTTCTAGATACAGACTTTCTCCAAATTATTTAACAGAAAAGGTAGAAGTGTCCATGTAATGCATCCGGTAATGTATGCTACAGCCTCTCCCTAGGCTGGTATTTATAATTACCCTCAACAATTAAAGATGTATTGTGTTTATTATTGAACATGATTCCTCAGTAGTTGCTCGAAAACCAGTAACTACACAACTTAACCAACGTTCGGCTTTGATGTTCAGTAAAACCTGCACCTTGTTGTGTGTGTTGAAGCAATGGAGTTATGGCGTTGTCTAGGGACCTTGTTTTGAGCATTAGCTAGAGAGCAGTCTGACAAACCGTGTACACTACCTTTGCTAACAAAATTATTTATCTCCTAAATGTATATGTACGAGTGATTCAGTCAGTACTTTATTATGCCATGCGAATCTTTGATGTATCGTGCCAACCGAATAAGTCTGATAGAACAGTTCTTCTGTAGTAGTTTTTTCTGGTAATACTTACTTGTCAATGCGAATTGTTTTATGAAGGTACTTGACGAATACCAGAAGGCTTTTGGGGACTCTTGGAAAGCTGCTACAGCAGATTCTACTCAAGAGTGGCCCTTCCTGGCAGACGCTTTGACAAGATTTCAGGTATAACCATCTATGGCAGACACTGTATGTTTGTGTGTTCATTGCTTGTAGATGGTCTATTTATCTCATCCTCTACTGAAATAGAGAGCGAGAAGCGAGCAACTACCTTGTAACAAGTTTTTTATTCCAGAAATCTGCTATGACCATTGCATCTTCTATGCCCCGTTCTTGTTTTATGATGAAAAAGATTTGCCATATACAAGTTGTTTTGTGTGCTCAGATGGTTCGTATTTTCTATGGAATTGGTTGTACGcctgtttttgaattttttttgctaTGTATTTAAGATGCGTGTGTTCTGTGGTGGATTCTTAGGGATTTGTTCTACATGGTGCACATATTTAAGAACGGGTTCTATGTTTTGGACATATAACTTGCAGCGTGCTTCTACTCTACTTGTCTTCATTGTTGTCTTAATTGCCAGAACCCATGAGTAAACTTATTCTCATTTATGATGAAGCATCTGCCATTTTGTAGGATCCTGCAGAGGCCGACAAGTTAACGAAAATCCAGAGGGACTTGGATGAGACAAAAATCATCCTAGTAAGTGTTTCTGATCTGTTTTTTTTTCTACATGGTTAGAGATCTACAAATGTACCGACTACTTGCACCTTACACAATGATGGAAGACCGGCCTTTTCTTGTGAAGATGGTCTTCGTGACCCCATCTTGGATTAGAGATGTTACACTGCTGTTTTTTCCTGTATGGGAACAACCTATTGCTCATGTGTATTGTTTATGTTTGGATAATTTAACAGCATAAAACTATAGAGAATGTCCTTGAAAGAGGAGAGAAATTGGATAGCTTGGTTGAGAAAAGTTCAGACCTGAGTGCTGCTTCACAGGTAATAATATATACTGCTATTTTCTATTTACCTGTTGAGTGCTTAACTTCTTTTGTAGTTAAAAACATGGCGAACAATTGCTAGTTACTGTTAGTCATCTCCAAGCTGCACTGAGCATTCTGACATATTTCAGCCTGTACATTGTGTTATTACAGGTTCACTTGTGCATATACTATATTAAATTGTCAAGTTTTTTTAAAAAGCCTTATTCATTGGAACGGAGTTAGTATTAGTCTTGCAGAATATTACTCAAAATTTATATCAATAATTGGTAGAGAAAAATAGTTCATTTTTAGACAAAGAACATGTATCTGCAGTTAGAAGTCCACTTCCTTTTTTACTTCATGGTCTAGACTAGGAGGATGGTTCAGAAACAAACTTTACAATAATTTTGAAGATGCTTAACACAAACATGTCTTAAGTGTGTGTCGTTTTGATATCCTTACCACGGAATTACATGGATTTGTACCGTTTATTATATGAAATCATAGTTGGGAAGCTATTAAGTTTAATTGTGAAACAACCAGAAAAGGAAACTCAAACCATAAGTCACAGCTGTAGCTTCTGCTTGTAACTCGTGCAAGCAAGTGCACCCACACGTCGAGTTGTCAAGAATGGTTGGTTGGCCTTTTTTTAATTCAAATTTCCACATGTTGGATTATTTGGCTCTTTTAGCACTTATCTCCACCGGTGCCCCCCAAATAGGCACCggcaggggcgccgacactaccgtatggggggcgccggcagagcatcctctatttgggatgctgctcccacaccggtgcCCCCCATACGCCAGGCCCGATAGAAATTTAAACTTGGAATGACATTAAAAATCAAAATTCATAGGAAAAGCATGCACTATTTGAGCATGGCGGCTGGCGTCGCAGGAGCTTGCCAGCGGCGCTGTCCCCGTGCTGCCTCGTTCTGGGTGAGTCTCGCTTGCTCGCGGCCTCGCGGGCGAACGCCTCGGCGTGGCGATGAGCGTTCAGCTGTCGCTCCGCCGCCATGAGgaggcgtcccgcctcctccgtggctgctcgctggcgcgagatctcgagggcgtgctcgaggttcaTGTTGTTGACGAACTCCCGCTCCTCCTCCTTGAACCTCTGGAATCGCTGCGCGTTCAACGACGccaggatcgccgcctgctccgggtcggcggggCCCTGTGGCTGCTCGCCCCACTGCGCCACCTCCGCCGCCCAGCTTCTGCGTCTGCGGCGTAGGCCTCGTCCCACACCGCGAACCGTGGGTCGACTGCGTCGTGGGAGTTGTAGTCGGCGTCGGgctgcggctccggctccggctgcggtgGTGGTTGAGGCGCCGCAGGCAGCGCacggccgttgaggccaagcatggAGTACGTCGTGCGGAGACAGTGCagcatttttgaggtggagaggagagactTGGCGCGGCGGCGGTGATGGAGACGAGAGAGGACAACGCGgctacggtggtggagatgagaggatagcaccgcggcAGTGGACGGCGTACGTACTAGTAGGGGTGCCAACTACCCACATTTACAGCGGTGTATGCCGCGTGACCAGTCGCCGCCTCGGTTTtcgcgcgggagaccattaaacgccgacgaccaaccttcccgcatcGCTTCCGATGCGAATtgtcgcgtcctctcgctgacaaggtgcccacccgcgaaaaccgtcgtgccgtGAGGCGCTGGGCGCGCCCTTCGCGAAGgtgccggcacggggttgccgccgcctctattgggctcgaaaaaccGCCGGCgctatttggggcgcgccggtgcgagcccattttcgatgcCGGCCCTCGAAATGCTATGGGGCCCGGTGGAGATGCTTTTAGGCTAATAAGATACTTCACACAGGGCATCCGATATCTCGTGTATGACCCTGGCCGGTCGGAATACTGTAAAAGATAGTATTTGTTTATATCTATCTATTTTATGCGATGCTAATATATTGTTGCGGGTTTCTTATAATATAAGAAAAATCTAGTTTTTCGTGTTTTACTGACCTATTTCTGTACAACATTTACCACAGCTAGTGTGATGCTGTACTAGCAGCATCGGGCTTTTAATATTGTATAATTTCATGAATGAGTTTCCAGAATGCTTATGGTTAGATGTACCGTATATAATGTGACTGGTGCAACATATGCATGAAAAGGCCCTTTTCTTAATCGATAACAATGGTCCTGTTCTTCTAGGATTTACCCTTTTTTTAGTCATAAAACTGCTGTTGCTTTTTAACTTGCTGAAAATCATTGTTTTATTTTCCAGATCATTTGTATGCTCCATCTTGTTTCATTTATCACCATATTTTCCTGAGAGAAATGTTATTCCGTCCCTTTCAGATGTTCTACAAGCAGGCGAAGAAAACAAACAGTTGTTGTACTATACTGTGAAGTTTGAACTGTGATCCTTCAGTCGTTCTTGGAAGGCCCCAGGTCAATGCTTTGACAAAGATCCTGATACATCTGCGCGTTTTACCTTGGAGTTGCATCTGCTTAATTCTGAGGCAGTTTTCACTACCTTTTTTCAGAAAGAAAATCAATCAATATCGTTGTGCTGTACTGTATATCTGTTATTCTTTGGTGACCGGTGGAATCTTCTGGTAGCGTCTCATTCGCTTATCGGACTCCATGGCTTGTGCTTGCGAAAAATTCCTAACAAAGGCCAGCGTCCTTGTTACCCCCTGTGCATGGAATTGTTGTTACCGCAATTATGTTGGAGCACAGGTTGCTGTTGGTAATTTATGTACCCTATATATATGATTAAGATTGACCGTACTATTTGCCTTCCAATGGTTTCATCAAGCCTATATCTATGTTGGTAATACTCTGCCGGGTAATATTCATACTGCGTAAGATGGTAACACGTTTATGTTTTCAGTACTACCTCTGGCATGTGAAGTCAAGTATGCTGATTTCGTATGTGCAACTTATAATTTTGCTAAGTAGCAGTATGGGTGAAGCATTGGTTCCCCTTTGACCCGGCAAAGTCACATTTTACGATATCAAGTTTGTGGTAGTGTCTCTCACAAGTCTTGACTGGACCATGAAATGCATGCGAATCCAGCACTAGTAGTATTAGTACGGGGGAGCAGTGGACTCTAGGGATACTACTAATTGATTAAGTAATTGAATTGTTGTATAAACTTTTTTTTGCGAAATGTATAAACTTTTTTATTTAATtgatcattttaaatcattttGTCAAACGTTCTCGAGAAGAGAGAAGCCGTGGTGGACCCTCCTTGGACTGCCTGGATCTCATGAGTGAATAGAAAGTTAGATCTATATGAGATGTCACTTGAATCGCCCCATCTATCCTATGTAAAGAGTTCAAATGTGAAGATGGTAGGCAATGAACCACCAGTAAAAGCCTATAACATAGCTGCTAGCCGTTTGGATAATATCCTTTTCGATTGGGTAAATAAAGGGATGGCAAATGCAAATTGCAAAAGCAGCTATTCCACGAGCCCGATGGGTGTTAGGATGCAGAGGCCACTTGAGGCTGAACCAGGATATTCCACGTACTAGGCTAGAAAGAGAGTGATTGCACGTCCGCGTGAATGCCAGGCCATCAAGCAAAGCTCCTCGCCATTCATCAATGCAATAACAGCTTCCAACCCGCTGACGCTCATTGCAAAACCGCCTCGCCGTCACGGTCAGGTCTCAGGTTATAGCTAGCAAAGACACTGCCCCTGTCGTGATCACCTCCTACGCTCGCATTGGCTTGTTCCTCCGGCGAGACGGTTACGTTGCGAGCGCAGGACAAAACCCCGCCCTCCTCTCACCTCAGTAGGCGACGGCCACAGACGCACACGGCCATCGCGCTACCAGCCATCGCGGATAGAGAAGATAGGCCTGCGCGCCGGTTCCATTGGAGCCCCACGCCCCTCTCCTCCCAGCCTCACTTCCTCCTCCCGCTACCTACCAAAACCAAGCAGATCACCTGCACGTCACGCTACGTTCACAGCCACCCCAGTTCCCGCGCCGTACATGCCT
Coding sequences within it:
- the LOC127344305 gene encoding VAMP-like protein YKT61; amino-acid sequence: MKITAIVVLKPAAGAGASSSGGGPGSEAFVLANATDVSHFGFFQRGAAREFIVFVARTVAQRTQPGQRQSVQHEEYKVHSHNRNGLCVVAFMDDHYPVRSAFSLLNKVLDEYQKAFGDSWKAATADSTQEWPFLADALTRFQDPAEADKLTKIQRDLDETKIILHKTIENVLERGEKLDSLVEKSSDLSAASQMFYKQAKKTNSCCTIL